A single genomic interval of Planctomycetaceae bacterium harbors:
- a CDS encoding DEAD/DEAH box helicase has product MGETPMPQNMNVDAFLDDLRRGKDYADQIAYVRTVEPRAAVYAQPSRPLPPELADMLQARGIERLYSHQAAAIDKLAEGHNVVVVSATAGGKSLCYQLPLLASLLADPQATALLLFPTKALAQDQLRSLNAAMTGAGIGALAGVYDGDTPASLRRRLRDGASVILTNPDMLHAAIMPQHGRWQRFLSNLRLVVLDELHVYTGLLGSNVANLMRRFHRVCGHYGSSPQMVACSATVANPLELAQRLTGRPFELADNDGSPRGQRTYVFWNPPRLRDTPWRSRRSANVEAHSLMAELIRRGHGTITFSKAKMTAEMIHRYVCENLHASDPALVKKVTPYRGGYEPSQRREIEKRLFAGELLGVSATRALELGIDVGSLEAAIIVGYPGTRVSFFQQTGRAGRDGRDTLIILVGLDTSVNQYILGHPEYLFGRAVEEAVIDPDNPFIVTGHLRCAVHELPLEDSQRFGPDADLALSVLAENAKVRRIDGRWYHAAGETPQHEISLRDCVDANVLIQDADTGAAMGEVNRFDAPPILHPGAIYMHLGQTYRVTDLDLDRNVATVKAVEVDYYTDPHGGTDVHHVDQPMREKPFGGGRAFWGEVTAYFNTYAYDKVHFYTLDAVSTHPLDLPTFTLETTALWLVPPEPLMADVLARGIDHSGLMGIGYATRMLLPLLVTCDTLDFSHSIGAVNAPWNSIFIYERYPRGLGFTQTAFERLGELMPAVLANIKACDCDDGCPCCVGKPLRQDATWYYDRHEAFIPSKRSAIAILEGTLAGGALNAPAVEELVESDEARRTRLERMLRRRLEQMRKPIMFHPIEPVIKTEIPAPTPAAKLKGADTAARSLHRKDLTRELRKRLANKIVTDQLDAMTAKVSPPQKVIKAHHPPAGYPGRPNVVAESADQILPAAAPAPPAAPKKPIILGNPLAARARRKKHEG; this is encoded by the coding sequence ATGGGCGAGACGCCCATGCCACAAAACATGAACGTCGATGCGTTTCTTGATGACCTTCGCCGCGGCAAAGACTACGCCGACCAGATCGCGTACGTCCGCACGGTCGAGCCGCGCGCCGCGGTCTACGCCCAGCCATCGCGGCCGCTGCCGCCGGAGCTTGCCGACATGCTCCAGGCCCGCGGCATCGAGCGGCTCTACAGCCACCAGGCCGCGGCGATTGACAAGCTCGCGGAAGGACATAATGTAGTTGTGGTTTCCGCCACGGCCGGGGGCAAGAGCCTCTGCTATCAGCTCCCGCTGCTGGCGTCGCTGCTGGCCGATCCGCAGGCCACCGCCCTGCTGCTGTTTCCGACCAAGGCCCTGGCGCAGGACCAGCTCCGCTCGCTCAACGCGGCCATGACCGGCGCGGGCATCGGCGCCTTGGCCGGCGTATACGACGGCGATACCCCCGCGTCGCTCCGCCGCCGCCTGCGCGACGGCGCGAGCGTCATCCTCACCAACCCTGACATGCTGCACGCGGCCATCATGCCCCAGCACGGGCGCTGGCAGCGGTTCCTGTCGAACCTGCGCCTGGTGGTGCTGGACGAGCTGCACGTCTACACCGGTCTGCTGGGCTCGAACGTCGCCAACCTGATGCGTCGCTTCCACCGCGTGTGCGGGCACTATGGCAGCAGTCCGCAGATGGTCGCGTGCTCGGCCACGGTGGCTAATCCGCTCGAGCTCGCCCAACGCCTCACCGGTCGGCCGTTCGAGCTCGCCGACAACGACGGCTCGCCGCGCGGGCAGCGCACGTACGTGTTCTGGAATCCGCCGCGCCTGCGCGACACGCCCTGGCGCAGCCGCCGCAGCGCCAACGTCGAGGCGCACAGCCTCATGGCCGAACTCATCCGCCGCGGCCACGGAACCATCACGTTCTCCAAGGCCAAGATGACCGCCGAGATGATCCACCGCTACGTCTGCGAAAACCTGCACGCGAGCGATCCGGCGCTGGTGAAGAAGGTTACGCCGTATCGCGGCGGGTACGAACCCAGCCAGCGCCGCGAGATTGAGAAACGCCTCTTCGCCGGCGAGTTGCTGGGCGTCTCGGCCACGCGGGCCCTCGAGCTGGGCATCGACGTGGGCAGCCTTGAAGCCGCCATCATCGTCGGCTACCCCGGCACGCGCGTGAGCTTCTTCCAGCAGACCGGCCGTGCCGGGCGCGACGGGCGCGACACGCTGATCATCCTGGTCGGCCTGGATACCTCGGTCAATCAGTACATCCTGGGTCATCCCGAGTACCTCTTCGGCCGGGCGGTCGAAGAGGCCGTGATCGATCCGGACAATCCGTTCATCGTCACCGGGCACCTGCGCTGCGCCGTGCATGAGCTTCCGCTGGAAGACTCGCAGCGCTTCGGGCCCGATGCGGACCTGGCGCTGTCGGTGCTGGCTGAAAACGCCAAGGTGCGTCGCATCGACGGACGCTGGTATCACGCCGCCGGCGAAACGCCCCAGCACGAGATTTCGCTGCGCGACTGCGTCGACGCCAACGTGCTGATCCAGGACGCCGACACAGGCGCCGCGATGGGTGAGGTCAACCGCTTCGACGCCCCGCCGATCCTCCACCCCGGGGCGATCTACATGCACCTGGGCCAGACGTACCGCGTGACCGACCTGGACCTCGACCGCAACGTCGCGACCGTCAAGGCCGTCGAGGTCGACTACTACACCGACCCCCACGGCGGCACGGACGTGCATCATGTCGATCAGCCGATGCGCGAAAAGCCCTTCGGCGGCGGCAGGGCGTTCTGGGGCGAGGTCACGGCCTACTTCAACACGTACGCCTACGACAAAGTACACTTTTACACCCTCGATGCCGTCTCGACGCACCCGCTCGACCTGCCGACCTTCACCCTGGAGACCACCGCCTTGTGGCTCGTGCCGCCGGAGCCGTTGATGGCCGACGTGCTCGCCCGCGGGATCGACCACAGCGGGCTGATGGGCATCGGCTATGCCACGCGCATGCTGCTGCCGCTGCTGGTCACATGCGACACGCTGGACTTCTCGCACTCGATCGGGGCCGTCAACGCCCCATGGAACAGCATCTTCATTTACGAACGATACCCGCGCGGGCTGGGGTTCACGCAGACCGCCTTCGAGCGCCTGGGCGAACTCATGCCGGCCGTGCTGGCGAATATCAAGGCCTGCGATTGCGACGATGGTTGTCCGTGCTGCGTGGGCAAGCCCCTCCGCCAGGACGCCACGTGGTACTACGACCGCCACGAGGCGTTCATTCCGTCCAAGCGATCGGCCATCGCGATTCTTGAAGGCACGCTCGCCGGCGGCGCGCTCAATGCCCCGGCCGTCGAGGAGTTGGTCGAGAGCGACGAGGCCCGCCGCACGCGCCTGGAGCGCATGCTCCGCCGCCGCCTCGAACAGATGCGCAAGCCCATCATGTTCCACCCCATCGAGCCGGTGATCAAGACAGAGATCCCGGCGCCAACGCCCGCGGCCAAGCTCAAAGGCGCCGACACCGCCGCCCGCAGCCTGCACCGCAAGGATCTCACGCGCGAGCTGCGCAAGCGCCTGGCCAACAAGATCGTGACCGACCAGCTCGACGCGATGACCGCAAAAGTCTCGCCGCCGCAGAAGGTCATCAAAGCGCACCACCCGCCCGCCGGATACCCCGGCAGGCCCAACGTGGTTGCCGAGTCGGCCGATCAGATTCTGCCCGCTGCCGCGCCCGCGCCGCCGGCAGCGCCCAAGAAGCCCATCATTCTGGGCAATCCCCTAGCCGCCCGAGCGCGACGGAAGAAACACGAAGGCTGA
- a CDS encoding DEAD/DEAH box helicase: MDANTFIERLKKSEFFDWQIAHVEALPARPATFADVAGGLAPPVQAALTAAGIERLYAHQAQAISLVRQGRSVVIVTGTASGKTLCYNIPVVEAIAENPLMTALYIYPTKALTQDQLRSLGMFQGEGGVPLMCGTYDGDTPATLRRKLRDSGNIVLTNPDMLHQGILPHHARWNRFFAHLKYIVLDEVHAYRGVFGSHLANVLRRLQRICQHHGASPQFICCSATIANPAEHAGRICGRQMDLVDRDGSPRGPKRFVLWNPPPLETAARGQADSWRVGGDRKSPLWEAVHLMTALVSHGVQTITFARTRLQTELIFKNCRDLLRGRSPRLAKAVHAYRGGYLPEERREIERKLVSREILGVASTNALELGIDIGSLDACILSGYPGTIASLWQQAGRAGRGSDESLIFLVAHNAPVDQYLMMHSDYIFRKSPEQAVIDADNPHITIDHLKCAAFELPIPDDQIERFGPYSQVILELLEEQGQLKHIDGRWYWASTDYPAAQTNLRNISGCVYTIQVEPEGRVIGTLDEISALSQLHDHAVYLHAAETYFVNELDIEQKIARVEKRELDYYTQAVTASQIRIDEVELQEPWCGGGKKGYGDVTVTTTIPMFKKIRFQSRDSLGFEQLELPPQTLETVAMWVCPSPAALQALQQAGMVPGEALIGIANVLVEVAPIFVMCDTTDIGAVADSAPLGCEALFVHDRYPGGMGFAKKCLESIDQIMQTCYAVIKNCSCPDGCPSCVGSAVPPFAASDLDSSTRGRIPNKAAAKLLLEVMLGEFTAEIAEIAEEER; this comes from the coding sequence ATGGACGCCAATACCTTTATAGAGCGGCTCAAGAAGTCGGAGTTTTTTGACTGGCAGATCGCCCACGTCGAGGCTCTGCCCGCGCGGCCGGCGACGTTCGCCGACGTGGCGGGCGGGCTGGCCCCGCCGGTGCAGGCGGCGCTGACAGCCGCGGGCATCGAACGGTTGTACGCTCACCAGGCGCAGGCGATCTCGCTGGTGCGCCAGGGTCGCAGCGTGGTGATCGTCACCGGCACGGCCAGCGGCAAGACGCTGTGCTACAACATCCCGGTCGTCGAGGCGATCGCCGAAAACCCGCTGATGACCGCTCTGTACATCTACCCCACCAAGGCCCTGACGCAGGACCAGCTCCGCTCGCTGGGGATGTTCCAGGGCGAGGGGGGCGTGCCGCTGATGTGCGGTACATACGACGGCGACACGCCGGCGACGCTCCGCCGCAAGCTGCGCGACTCGGGCAACATCGTGCTGACCAACCCCGACATGCTGCACCAGGGCATTCTGCCCCATCACGCGCGGTGGAACCGGTTCTTCGCGCACCTCAAGTACATCGTGCTCGACGAGGTACACGCGTACCGCGGCGTGTTCGGCTCGCACCTGGCCAACGTGCTGCGGCGGCTGCAGCGAATCTGCCAGCACCACGGCGCCAGCCCGCAGTTCATCTGCTGCTCGGCGACGATCGCCAACCCGGCCGAGCACGCCGGGCGCATCTGCGGACGGCAGATGGACCTGGTAGACCGCGACGGCTCCCCGCGCGGGCCCAAGCGATTCGTGCTGTGGAACCCGCCGCCGCTGGAGACCGCCGCCCGCGGCCAAGCCGACAGTTGGCGCGTCGGCGGCGACCGCAAGAGCCCGCTGTGGGAAGCCGTCCACCTTATGACCGCACTGGTCAGCCATGGCGTGCAGACCATCACCTTCGCCCGCACGCGCCTGCAGACCGAGCTGATCTTCAAGAACTGCCGCGACCTTCTCCGCGGCCGCAGCCCGCGCCTGGCCAAGGCCGTCCACGCCTACCGCGGCGGCTACCTGCCCGAGGAGCGACGCGAGATCGAGCGCAAGCTCGTCTCCCGCGAGATCCTGGGCGTGGCCAGCACCAACGCCCTCGAACTGGGGATCGACATCGGCAGCCTCGACGCGTGCATTCTCTCGGGCTACCCCGGCACCATCGCAAGCCTCTGGCAGCAGGCCGGACGCGCGGGGCGCGGCAGCGACGAGTCGCTGATCTTCCTGGTGGCCCACAACGCCCCCGTCGATCAGTACCTGATGATGCACAGCGATTACATCTTCCGCAAAAGCCCCGAGCAGGCCGTCATCGACGCCGACAACCCGCATATCACCATCGACCACCTTAAATGCGCCGCCTTCGAACTGCCCATCCCCGACGATCAGATCGAACGCTTCGGCCCGTACTCGCAGGTGATCCTGGAGCTGCTGGAAGAGCAGGGCCAGCTCAAGCACATCGACGGCCGCTGGTACTGGGCCAGCACCGACTACCCCGCCGCGCAAACGAACCTTCGGAACATTTCCGGCTGCGTGTACACGATCCAGGTCGAGCCCGAGGGGCGCGTCATCGGCACGCTCGACGAGATCAGCGCCCTGAGCCAACTGCACGACCACGCGGTGTACTTGCACGCGGCCGAGACGTACTTCGTCAACGAACTGGACATCGAGCAGAAGATCGCCCGCGTGGAGAAGCGCGAGCTGGACTACTACACGCAGGCCGTGACAGCCTCGCAGATCCGCATCGACGAGGTCGAGCTTCAGGAGCCGTGGTGTGGCGGGGGCAAGAAAGGCTACGGCGACGTGACGGTCACGACGACGATTCCGATGTTCAAGAAGATCCGCTTCCAGTCGCGCGACAGCCTGGGCTTCGAGCAGCTTGAACTGCCGCCCCAGACGCTCGAAACCGTCGCGATGTGGGTCTGCCCCTCGCCGGCCGCGCTGCAGGCGCTTCAGCAGGCAGGCATGGTGCCCGGCGAGGCCCTGATCGGCATCGCCAACGTGCTGGTCGAGGTCGCGCCGATCTTCGTCATGTGCGACACCACCGACATCGGCGCCGTCGCCGACAGCGCACCGCTGGGCTGTGAGGCCCTGTTCGTACACGACCGCTACCCCGGCGGGATGGGATTTGCCAAAAAGTGCCTCGAATCGATCGACCAGATCATGCAGACGTGTTACGCCGTGATCAAGAACTGCTCCTGCCCCGACGGCTGCCCCTCGTGCGTCGGCTCAGCCGTGCCGCCCTTCGCCGCCAGCGACCTGGACAGCTCCACCCGCGGCCGCATCCCCAATAAGGCCGCCGCCAAGTTGCTGCTGGAGGTCATGCTGGGAGAGTTCACCGCAGAGATCGCAGAGATCGCAGAGGAAGAAAGATGA
- a CDS encoding methyltransferase domain-containing protein: MSLDLEQLRFLATPLGRELLALDLPGDELAAQRALRKRCDAREAVAVVVLKALRRRARASGKFPPELADNLLATDTLLQQASSGRLALIAGESPIVDLCCGIGGDAIGMAKAGARVVGYDRSDVAILCAQSNAAAAGVGERCTFHRDDVVSIEIDPASVVHLDPDRRAAGRRAVQMEDYDPPPAFLRRLVETTRAGAIKLSPMLEWQALGFWKGASLEYVSEGGTCRQLVLWWGEAAREHLVSATVVHGKDAKPQAATIGASEAPKRIAAIGEFLVEPDAAVIAADAVDTLAQQHGLWRIDHRVVWLFGDRPAETPLARSYRILQEAPGRREDVKKAINALGGGLVVIKPRGLHVDTDRMQKTLRGKGDRPLVVFWYRLGDQQKVLIGEELTAEIAENTQQKK, from the coding sequence ATGAGCCTGGACCTGGAACAACTGCGGTTTCTCGCGACCCCGCTGGGGCGCGAACTGCTCGCACTGGACCTGCCCGGTGATGAACTAGCCGCCCAGCGCGCCTTGCGCAAACGGTGCGACGCGCGCGAGGCGGTGGCCGTCGTCGTGCTCAAAGCACTCCGCCGCCGCGCGCGGGCATCAGGCAAGTTCCCGCCCGAACTGGCGGACAACCTGCTGGCCACCGACACGCTGCTGCAACAGGCATCGAGCGGACGGCTGGCGCTCATCGCGGGCGAGTCGCCCATCGTGGACCTGTGCTGCGGCATCGGCGGCGACGCCATCGGCATGGCGAAGGCCGGCGCGAGGGTTGTCGGATATGACCGCAGTGACGTGGCGATCTTGTGTGCCCAATCCAACGCCGCTGCCGCCGGCGTGGGCGAGCGCTGCACGTTCCATCGCGATGACGTGGTGAGCATAGAGATCGATCCGGCATCGGTGGTGCATCTGGACCCGGACCGCCGCGCGGCGGGGCGCCGCGCGGTTCAGATGGAAGATTACGATCCGCCGCCGGCGTTTCTGCGCAGGCTCGTCGAGACGACGCGGGCGGGGGCGATCAAGCTCTCGCCGATGCTCGAGTGGCAGGCGCTGGGGTTCTGGAAAGGCGCGAGCCTCGAGTACGTCAGCGAGGGCGGGACGTGCAGGCAGCTTGTCCTCTGGTGGGGCGAGGCGGCGCGGGAGCATCTGGTATCGGCGACGGTCGTTCACGGAAAAGACGCCAAGCCACAAGCGGCGACCATCGGTGCCAGCGAGGCTCCGAAGCGGATCGCTGCGATTGGCGAGTTCCTGGTCGAACCTGACGCCGCCGTCATCGCCGCTGACGCGGTGGACACGCTGGCGCAGCAGCACGGATTGTGGCGCATCGATCATCGCGTGGTGTGGTTGTTCGGCGACCGCCCCGCCGAGACGCCGCTGGCGAGAAGCTATCGCATCCTGCAGGAAGCGCCCGGGCGGCGCGAGGATGTGAAGAAAGCGATCAACGCCCTGGGTGGCGGGCTGGTGGTGATCAAGCCCCGCGGCCTGCACGTCGACACCGACCGCATGCAGAAAACCCTCCGCGGCAAAGGCGACCGCCCGCTGGTGGTCTTCTGGTACCGCCTCGGCGATCAGCAGAAAGTCCTCATCGGCGAGGAGCTCACCGCAGAGATCGCGGAGAACACACAGCAGAAGAAATGA
- the dinB gene encoding DNA polymerase IV — translation MDRRIIHVDMDEFFAAVEKLDHPELRGKCLLIGGDPKARGVVSTASYEAREYGCHSAMPMAQAVRLCPHAIVLPGNMSRYAEISEQLGEIFLRFTPLVEPISIDEAFLDVTGSRRLLGAAEDIGWAIKRTIADELHLTASVGVAPNKFLAKLASDLHKPDGFTVITETNIHQTLDPLPVRKLWGVGPALEGELLRRLNIKTIGQLRLIDTELLVQHFGQGGCELQELAAGVDDRPVTPDSAAKSISQEVTFAQDLSDRAEMRSVTLAHVETVARRLRRSGMLARTVTLKLRYGDFTTLTRRLTMDEPTDVTAEIRATATKLLDAWAAKDFRPLRLLGMGVAGLSPKAGSQQKLFVEPQREKQSKVDLALDTIARRFGSGALRRGPKARDDE, via the coding sequence ATGGACCGGCGGATTATTCATGTGGACATGGACGAGTTTTTCGCGGCCGTCGAGAAGCTCGACCATCCGGAGCTGCGGGGCAAGTGCCTGCTTATCGGGGGCGACCCCAAGGCCCGCGGCGTCGTCAGCACGGCCAGCTATGAGGCCCGCGAGTACGGCTGCCACTCGGCCATGCCGATGGCGCAGGCGGTGCGGCTATGCCCGCACGCGATCGTGTTGCCCGGCAACATGTCTCGCTACGCTGAGATCAGCGAGCAGCTTGGCGAGATCTTCCTGCGCTTCACGCCGCTGGTCGAGCCGATCAGCATCGACGAGGCATTCCTGGACGTCACCGGCAGCCGCCGGCTGCTCGGGGCGGCTGAAGACATCGGCTGGGCGATCAAGCGCACCATCGCCGACGAACTGCATCTGACCGCCAGCGTCGGCGTGGCGCCCAACAAGTTCCTGGCCAAACTTGCCAGCGACCTGCACAAGCCCGACGGCTTCACCGTCATCACCGAGACCAACATTCACCAGACGCTCGACCCGCTGCCAGTCCGCAAGCTCTGGGGCGTCGGACCGGCGCTGGAGGGCGAGTTGCTGCGGCGGCTGAACATCAAGACGATCGGCCAACTGCGACTCATCGACACGGAGCTGCTCGTGCAGCACTTCGGCCAGGGCGGGTGCGAGCTGCAGGAGCTGGCGGCAGGCGTCGACGACCGCCCCGTCACGCCCGACAGCGCGGCCAAAAGCATCTCCCAGGAAGTCACCTTCGCCCAGGACCTGTCCGACCGGGCCGAGATGCGAAGCGTCACGCTGGCCCACGTCGAAACCGTCGCCCGCCGCCTGCGGCGCAGCGGAATGCTGGCTCGCACAGTCACTCTCAAGCTGCGCTACGGCGACTTCACCACGCTCACACGACGCCTGACGATGGATGAACCCACCGACGTGACGGCCGAGATCCGTGCGACAGCGACTAAGCTTCTCGATGCCTGGGCAGCGAAGGACTTTCGCCCGCTGCGCCTGCTGGGGATGGGCGTGGCGGGCCTGTCGCCCAAGGCCGGCAGCCAGCAGAAGCTTTTCGTCGAGCCGCAGCGCGAGAAACAGTCCAAGGTGGACCTGGCACTGGATACGATTGCCCGGCGATTCGGCAGCGGCGCCCTGCGCCGCGGACCCAAGGCGAGGGACGACGAATGA
- a CDS encoding WG repeat-containing protein, with protein sequence MCISRQRLQSIMACGLVAICCIGGCGPVPIVGDSPCYREPVRGTLYPFRAGSSYDSHWGYIDRSGRIVVPPILDDATEFVDGVGVASVYMFYQAVGMGDDGRFFARGRDVQSWDNMHNTHCCFMIDAQGKIVMGPFLCDYPGVGQRIGNNIVMVERTVGAFLFYRVSHGYINLKGKWVHLPDLAYASPFSEGLAKITRGINQGRGGTHLESGEGFIDITGKEVIPCVYTHCSRFSEGLAAACQQGKYGFIDKKNTFVIAPQFDAAWAFSEGLAEVTTRKKAGFIDKTGRFVIPPQFAAATYQLAGFDEGGFSEGLAVVAVDKKAGYVNRQGRMSIEPRFQEAASFHCGRARVRDDYNHGWYYIDTTGKRAFPGDFKEARDFKDGIALVNDTTYIDTSGKTVFPRHLAPPDDAEIGRLIEQLRSPVEYTRSDAAELLGLAGPRAKTACQPLTAALSDPSRLVKNAAMSALVAIGNPGSPAVDPLAAWLGDADETMSSGAAVLLARIGQPSVKRVLVAAKGSDEVTTSRAINVLGDIGPADSAVIPALIGFVKGPHEGIRIEAAKALGKMGPAAAEAIPAIEQARKRSSEFCGNNPFIEALANIRPPRPAKAPQSQPAVK encoded by the coding sequence ATGTGCATTTCAAGACAGCGTCTCCAAAGCATCATGGCCTGCGGCCTCGTGGCGATCTGCTGCATCGGCGGGTGCGGGCCAGTTCCCATCGTGGGCGACAGCCCGTGCTACCGCGAACCGGTGCGCGGGACGCTGTATCCTTTTCGAGCAGGGTCATCCTACGACAGCCATTGGGGCTATATAGACCGAAGCGGCCGTATTGTGGTCCCGCCAATTCTGGATGATGCGACAGAGTTTGTCGATGGCGTGGGTGTAGCTTCCGTTTATATGTTCTACCAGGCAGTTGGAATGGGCGATGACGGCCGATTCTTTGCTCGCGGTAGGGATGTGCAGTCGTGGGATAATATGCACAATACCCATTGTTGTTTCATGATCGATGCCCAAGGCAAGATTGTCATGGGGCCTTTCCTCTGCGACTACCCAGGCGTGGGGCAAAGGATAGGTAATAACATTGTCATGGTGGAGCGAACAGTTGGTGCTTTCCTCTTCTACCGGGTATCCCACGGATACATCAATTTGAAGGGCAAATGGGTTCACTTGCCCGATCTGGCATACGCAAGCCCCTTCTCGGAAGGGCTGGCCAAGATCACTCGCGGGATCAACCAGGGCCGGGGCGGCACGCACCTGGAGTCCGGAGAAGGATTCATCGACATCACCGGCAAAGAGGTCATCCCCTGCGTGTATACCCACTGCAGCCGGTTTTCCGAAGGTTTGGCGGCAGCATGCCAGCAAGGGAAATACGGATTCATCGACAAGAAGAACACTTTTGTAATCGCCCCACAGTTTGATGCGGCTTGGGCTTTCTCAGAAGGTTTGGCCGAAGTGACAACCCGCAAGAAAGCTGGGTTCATTGATAAGACCGGCAGGTTTGTGATCCCCCCGCAGTTTGCTGCTGCCACGTATCAGTTGGCCGGGTTTGACGAAGGCGGATTCAGCGAAGGGCTTGCTGTTGTGGCCGTGGACAAAAAGGCCGGGTACGTCAACCGACAGGGCCGCATGTCAATCGAGCCAAGATTCCAGGAGGCTGCCAGCTTTCACTGCGGGCGGGCGCGGGTCCGTGATGACTACAATCACGGATGGTACTACATAGATACCACAGGCAAGCGGGCGTTTCCGGGCGACTTCAAGGAGGCGCGGGATTTCAAAGACGGCATCGCTCTGGTGAACGATACAACGTACATCGACACATCGGGCAAGACTGTTTTCCCGCGCCATCTTGCCCCGCCTGATGACGCCGAGATTGGCAGGCTCATAGAGCAGCTCCGATCGCCCGTTGAATACACCCGCAGCGATGCGGCGGAACTCCTGGGACTGGCCGGTCCGCGGGCCAAGACGGCCTGCCAGCCGCTGACGGCAGCGCTGTCCGATCCCAGTCGGCTGGTCAAGAACGCGGCAATGAGCGCCTTGGTGGCAATCGGCAATCCCGGCTCACCGGCGGTCGATCCTCTGGCAGCCTGGCTTGGGGATGCCGATGAAACGATGAGCAGCGGGGCGGCCGTGCTGCTGGCCCGGATCGGTCAGCCGTCCGTCAAGCGGGTTCTCGTCGCAGCCAAAGGCAGTGACGAAGTGACAACCTCCCGCGCTATCAATGTGCTGGGGGACATCGGCCCGGCAGACTCGGCTGTCATTCCCGCCTTGATCGGATTCGTGAAGGGCCCGCATGAGGGTATCCGCATCGAAGCGGCAAAGGCGCTGGGCAAGATGGGGCCGGCGGCAGCAGAGGCTATTCCTGCCATCGAGCAGGCGCGCAAGAGGAGTTCGGAGTTCTGCGGCAACAATCCGTTCATAGAAGCACTGGCGAACATCCGCCCGCCCCGGCCGGCAAAGGCGCCGCAGTCGCAACCCGCCGTCAAGTAG
- a CDS encoding sialate O-acetylesterase: MRSLLTTALALAVAASVCQAQVRLPHFLSDHMVLQREVPVKIWGWAAPGEKVTVAFAGQTKTVAAGADGAWIVTLDPMTASSDGRTLVVSSAISNFKSEIRDVLVGEVWIGSGQSNMAWPLKFSDDGRDIPAAGGNKQIRLLRLRSIAAFTPQDDINNVWQECSETSLPNFSAVAYHFADSLQKELKVPVGFIQTSWGGTFIMPWTPPEGFKNVPALADVYKKVSAPAPASQPTTKPSQNDPCVVYNAMVHPLRHFAVRGAIWYQGEADVMNDDGMLYYEKMKALIAGWRGAWGQPDMPFYWVQLSPFYYSVVFKAMPGMTEYSLPKIWEAQTEAMKIPHTGMAVITDVGAVKNIHPPLKKPVGQRLALWALAKTYGRKVVYSGPTFKSMRIEGGRAAITFDHVGDGLQIRSAGVSPVQPKEHGRDAHATHGQDARATGDTHATKDLTCFEIAGADMKFVPAQAKIDGKDRVVVWSDKVPQPADVRFAWHEMAQPNLVNSAGLPACTFRTSR, from the coding sequence ATGAGATCACTTTTAACGACCGCTCTCGCACTGGCCGTGGCCGCATCCGTCTGTCAAGCCCAGGTGCGCCTGCCGCATTTTCTCAGCGACCACATGGTGCTCCAGCGCGAGGTGCCGGTGAAGATCTGGGGATGGGCGGCGCCGGGGGAAAAAGTCACGGTCGCCTTTGCCGGCCAGACGAAGACTGTAGCGGCCGGGGCAGACGGTGCTTGGATCGTGACGCTGGACCCGATGACCGCCAGCAGCGACGGGCGCACCCTGGTAGTTTCATCTGCGATTTCCAATTTCAAATCTGAGATCAGAGACGTCCTCGTCGGCGAGGTGTGGATCGGGTCGGGGCAGTCGAACATGGCATGGCCGCTGAAGTTCTCCGACGACGGCAGGGACATCCCCGCCGCCGGCGGCAACAAGCAGATCCGTTTGCTGCGCCTGCGCAGCATTGCGGCGTTTACGCCGCAAGACGACATCAACAATGTCTGGCAGGAGTGTTCGGAGACATCGCTGCCGAACTTCTCGGCCGTGGCGTATCACTTCGCCGATTCGCTCCAGAAGGAGTTGAAGGTGCCGGTGGGGTTCATCCAGACATCCTGGGGCGGAACGTTCATCATGCCTTGGACGCCGCCCGAGGGCTTCAAGAACGTGCCCGCGCTGGCGGATGTTTACAAGAAGGTCTCCGCACCGGCCCCGGCGTCGCAGCCGACGACCAAGCCCTCGCAGAACGACCCGTGCGTGGTTTACAACGCGATGGTCCACCCGCTGCGCCACTTCGCCGTCCGCGGGGCGATCTGGTACCAGGGCGAGGCCGACGTCATGAACGACGACGGCATGCTCTACTATGAAAAGATGAAGGCCCTGATCGCCGGGTGGCGCGGCGCCTGGGGCCAACCGGACATGCCCTTCTACTGGGTGCAGCTTTCGCCGTTCTACTACTCGGTGGTCTTCAAGGCCATGCCCGGAATGACCGAATACTCCCTGCCGAAAATCTGGGAGGCCCAGACCGAGGCGATGAAGATCCCGCACACGGGCATGGCCGTCATCACCGATGTCGGGGCCGTCAAGAACATCCACCCGCCATTAAAGAAGCCCGTCGGGCAGCGATTGGCGCTGTGGGCGCTGGCGAAGACGTACGGCCGCAAGGTGGTCTATAGCGGACCGACGTTCAAGTCGATGCGGATCGAAGGCGGCCGGGCGGCCATCACGTTCGACCACGTTGGCGATGGCTTGCAGATTCGTAGCGCAGGCGTCTCGCCCGTACAGCCCAAAGAGCATGGGCGGGACGCCCATGCGACTCACGGGCAAGATGCCCGTGCTACTGGGGACACCCATGCCACAAAAGACCTGACGTGCTTCGAGATCGCCGGCGCGGACATGAAGTTCGTCCCAGCCCAGGCAAAGATCGACGGCAAGGACCGCGTCGTGGTTTGGTCCGACAAGGTGCCACAACCCGCCGACGTGCGATTCGCCTGGCATGAAATGGCCCAGCCGAACCTGGTCAACAGCGCTGGCCTTCCGGCATGCACGTTCCGCACGAGCCGGTGA